The genomic window CCGGCCAGGGCTTTGCCGCTCGAGGTCATCGTCGTGGCCAGACGCGCCGCCATGACGCCCGACTGGGCGGCGTTGCCGGCGTGCATGGGCTTGGCAGGGGTGCCAAACATCGCCTTAAGACCCGCCGACTGGGTGGCGGCGACGTCGAGGGCGGTGACCCACTGCTCGTGGCTGTAATCCAGCAGATGGGCCGTCGCCGCCGCGGCGGCGAAGGCGCCGATGGTGCCGGTGGCGTGCCAACCAGCGTCGTAGTGGCCGGGCAGTACTTGAAGGGCCACCCAGACACCTAGTTCGGTGCCGGCGATTAAGGCGGTGACAAGGTCATTGACGCCCAGGTCGTGGTGCTCCGCCACCGCGAGCACCGCCGGCAGGATGGCGGCGCTGGGGTGGCCAGAAAACGCCGGCAGCATGTCATCGAAGTCGAGGACGTGGCCGTTGACTCCGTTGACCACCACCGCGTCGCGCCAGTGCAACCGTCGGTGCGTGCCGACGATCCCGGTCTGGCCCTCGGCCGGGGCGAGTGCCCCCAGGAACCGCTGAGCTTCGAGCTGGCTGGCGCCGGAGACGGCGCAGCCGAACCAGTCCAGAACGCTGTGCCGGGCAGTGGTTTCCGCACGGCGGCTCAAGGAACGGTGGTCGAGGGACCGGCATCGTTCGATGACAACGGACAGGGAGGTCTGCAGACTCTGCTGCTCAGCGGTGATGGTCATGACAGTTTCATGCTCACAGTCTTGGTCTGGAGGTATTCAGAAACGGCGTGCATGCCCTTCTCGCGTCCGAAGCCACTCTGCTTGTAACCGCCGAAGGGGGCCTGGATGCCGCCGGCGAAGAAGTCGTTGACGGAGACCTGCCCCGCCTCGATCTGTGCGGCGACGCGGTGCGCCCGGCCGAGGTTCTGCGTCCACAACCCGGCGGTCAGGCCATACTTGGTGTCGTTGGCGATGGCCACGGCCTCTTCCTCAGTCTCGAAGGGAATGACTGAGAGAACCGGGCCGAAGATCTCCTCCTGCGCGATGCGCATGGAGTTGTCGACGCCGGTGAAGATGGTCGGCTCGATGAACTGGCCGCCCTCCAGCCCCTCACCGGTGGCGACGTTGCCGCCGATGGCCACCTGGGCGCCTTCGTCCTTGCCGATCTGCAAGTATTCCTGCACCTTTTGGTACTGGGCGGCAGTGGTGATCGGGCCCATGGTGGCGTCCGAGGTGCCGGGACCGAGGACGACCTTGCGGTTGAGCTCCACGAGCCCATCGACGACCTCATCATGCAGCGAGCGATGGACGAGCAGTCGACTGCCCGCGGCACACACCTGGCCAGCGTTGATGTTGATGGCCATCAGAGAGCCGCGGATCGCGGCCTCGATCGGGGCGTCCTCGAAGATGATGTTGGGGGCCTTGCCGCCCAGCTCCAGAGTGAGCGGGTTGAGGTGCTCGGCCGAGGCACGCATGATCTCCTGTCCAGTGGGCACCGAACCGGTGAAGGTGACGCGGCCGACGCCCGGATGGCTGACCAAGGACGCACCCGCGTCCTTGCCCAGGCCGGTGACCACGTTGAGCACGCCCGGCGGCAGTCCGGCTTCCAGGGCGATCTTGGCCAGTTCGACGGTGGTCACCGAGGTATCCTCCGCCGGCTTGACCACGGCGGTGTTGCCGGCGACCAGGGCCGGAGCCACACCGCGGGCAGCCTGCTGAAACGCGGCGTTCCAGGGAACGATGTGGGCGGTGACGCCGAAGGGCTCGGAGCGGGTGTAGGAGATGTGTGTTTCCCCCAGCGGGATGGTTTCACCCGCGAGTTTGTCTGCGACGCCGGCGTAGTACTCGAAGTAGCGGGCGGAGGTCATGACGTCGAACTGGGCGTCCATGCGGGATTTGCCGTTGTCGAGAGATTCCAGCGCAACCAAGCGGTCGGTATTCTCTTTGATTTTTTCGCTGATCGCGAGCAGAATGCGGCCCTTTTCCACACCCGGCATGTCGCGCCACGCGGGGAAAGCCGCCTTGGCGGAGGCCACGGCCTCGTCGACCTCGGCTGCGCCGCCGGCCTGAATGGTGGTGAGCACTTCCCCGTTCGCGGGGTTGTAGGACTCGAAGATGTCGGCGCCAGTGGCCGAAGCCATCCGGCCATCGATGAAGGAACCGTAGAATTCGTCAATCTGGGACAATGTCTTTTCCTTAGTGTCGAGCTTTAGCACAGCGAACCTCCGTCAACCGGCAGGTTGTGACCGGTGATCATGCCGGCTTCACGTGAGGCCAGGAAGAGGGCGGCGTCCGCCATGTCCTGGGTGTTGGCCAGGCGCCCCATCGGGATGCCGGCGACGATCTTGGGCTTCATCACGTCGCCCATCTCGCCGGGCGTAAACACGTCCTGCATCGGGGTTTCTGTGGCCACTGGGCAGATGGAGTTGACGCGGACATTCGGGGCGAACTCGACGGCCAGTGCACGAGTCAGCTGGACTGCAGCGCCCTTGGTCGCGGAGTAAGCGGAGTTGCCCGGACGGGCGGTCAGGCCCGAGAGCGAGGCCGTGATGACCATGGAGCCGTCTTGCTCCTTCAGGTGCGGCATAGCGGCTTGGGCCATGTACCACGGGCCCTTCACGTTGACCCGGTACATCAGGTCGAAGTGGGAGGAGTCCTTCTCATCGGCCTCCAGCAGGGGCTTCACTGAGGTGGCCACACCGGCATTGGCCCACACGATGGAGAGCTTGCCGTAATTATCCAGCGCGGCTTGCACGGCGTTCTGGTTTCCCTCCAGCGTAGCGACGTCGCCCTGAACGGCCACAGCCTCGCCGCCAGCGTCCTTCACCATCTGCGCGGTCTCCTCGGCGGCCACGCCATTGAGGTCGGCGACGACAACCTTCGCGCCCTCTTCGGCAAAACGCAAGGCTCCAGTGCGTCCCATTCCTGATCCGCCACCAGTGATGATGGCAACCTCGTCCTTCAAGCGCATGTTGTTCCTTTCATGTATGTCGCCCTCCCCGGCCGACTCAAAGTGTCGACTTTGGCTCGGGCTGTAGTGCGGTGTGGGTGACACCCACCCTACAAACGTGACCAACATCTCGTCAAGTGTCGACAGTAAAGTTTTTTTATCGTATGCTTCTCACACCGGCCCTTTGGCTGTATCCCAACCCACATCCACTCATCTTGGCAGCGCGTCGAGGCCCCGTCCCCGAAATGCGCGGAAAACGAGGAGACATGACCTTTTCCCAGCACAACAGCGACAACAACGGCCCTCTTCAGGGGGTGCGCATCCTGGATTTCACCCAGTTCCTGTCCGGCCCCTACGGCACACAGATCCTCGGTGACCTGGGGGCAGAGATCATCAAAGTGGAGGCCCCCGCCGGAGACCTCAGCCGTACCGTCCCGCCGCACTTCATCCGCGGCGACAGCGCCTACTTCCACACCATCAACCGCAACAAGAAGAGCATCGTCATCGACCTCAAATCTGACGGGGCCCCGCAGTTGGTGCGCCGGCTGATCTCAGAGTCGGACGTGGTCATCGAGAACTTCCGTCCTGGCGTGCTCGGCCGACTTGGCATCGACCGAGACGAAGAACTGGCCGCCAACCCTTCGGTGATCTGGGCGTCCATCAGTGGCTTCGGCCAGGACGGGCCCGACCGCGACAAGCCGGCCTACGACATGATCGTCCAGGCGCTCTCCGGAAGCATGAGCCTGACCGGCGAGCGCGGCGGAAGCCCCGTGCGTACCGGACTTCCCGTCGGTGACCTGGCCGCTGGCCTCAACATGGCCATCGGCGTGCTCGCCGCCCTCCACAACCGCACCATCACCGGCCGCGGCGATTTCATCGACATCTCGATGCTCGACTGCCTGGTCAATATGCTCAGCTACCAGGGCACCTACTACCTGGAGTCCGGTGAAGTCCCCGGCCGACAGGGCAGCGGACACGACGCCATCCCCACCTACCGCCAGTTCACCGCCCAGGACGGCCGCGACATCGTCACCACCGCCAACACCGAGCGCATGTGGCGCGCCATGGCCGAGGTTCTCGGCCATCCGGAGCTCATCGAGGACCCCCGCTTCCTCAAGAACGGTGATCGCCTACGCAATAAGGAAGAGCTCTGGGCGATCATCGAGCCGGCCTTCCTCACCCGCCCTGCGCAGGAATGGGTTGAGCTCTTCAACGAAGCCGGCATCCCCGTGGGAATGGTCAACGACCTGGACTTGGCGCTGTCGAACCCACAGGTGCTCCACCGCGAGATGGTCGTCCGCCTCGAGGACGCCGACGGCACCTCCGTGGAGACCCTGGGCAACCCCATCAAACTGAGTCGATCACGCAAGGACACCGCCGAATTCCCCCCGGCACTCGGCGAGCACACCGCGGGCATCCTGGCGGACGTCCTAGGCCTGTCCGGCGACGAGATCGACACGTTGCGGCTCACCGGCGTCGTCCAGAGCCCCGTTGGGGACGACGCGACGATCCAGGTCTCCTAAAAGCGCACCGAGACGATCAGTCGAAGGGCCAGCGACTCGCCTTGCCGCCGGACAGGGCGAAGTATGCGTCCCGGATGATTCCCATGGACAGCGCCCGGGCCAGGGACGTGTCTCTGGCACGGAAGGCCTCGTGGAGGCGCACGTGATCACGGGTGGATGCCTCCATCCGTCCCGGCAAGGCCATCGACCTGCGTCGCAGCCCCAAGCTAGTCAGTCCTAACGAATCGACTGTCTCCGCCACGAACTGGTTATCTGCGATACGGGTGGCGTCCTCGCCAAAGTGGACGTTGGCCCAGAAGAAACGATTGACATCGCCAGCGCTGCTGGCCGCTTGCATCTCCTCAACGTGCTGCCAGAGCTTGTCCAGGTCGTCACCCACCCAGTTGAGGCAGATCGACATGGACATGTAACCGGTCAACAGTGCGCGGGTCTCGTAGATCTTGTCCACGCGAACATTCAGATAATCTTTGACCACTGGGCGGCGCCGCGCCGGCACTTCCACCAGCCCTTGCTTCTCCAACATGAGAAGTGCTTCACGCACCGGAGTCCGGGAGCTGTTGAAATCACTGGCCAAATCCACGGAGTTCAGGTCACTGCCCGGCAGCAATTCCCCTTGGATGATCCGCATGCCCACGTCAATGGCGATGCGGCCAGCCAGCGAACCATTGCCATCCTCGACGCCTAGTTGGCGGGCAAGGATCGACTTCAGGTTCCTCTCTTCATCGTCAGTCTCGTGCTGGTGGTTGGAACTGTCGTTTGAATCAAATGAGGCATTCATCGGCAGGGCGATTCCTTTCATACGACAAGCGAGCTGCGCTATGTGTGTGGGAAGCCATGCCGGGCCCCACAGCTCCGCACTCCCCACAAATTTAGTACACCCGTATAGCGCGCGGTCCCCTACCATCATCCAAAAGTCGAAACAGTGGCCCGACTTACCTACCGGGGCACGACAGAGGCGGCACCCCACACGTCGCCACGATGTTTCAGGAAGATACACCCGCCTGCCGCCACACTCAACCAGCGGGCGATGATCTTGGGATCGACTTCGGGGCCGGGACCACTTTCACGGCCTGAGCCACGACATCACTCACCACAGTCCCCATTTCATCACCTGACAATTCTTTGCCGAGGGGTGAGGTCGACCCACCACTCCGGTCAGGACGCGAACAACTCCCCGAGATGCCGGTCGATCTGCTCCATATAGGTCGGCTCGAAGTTAAACAGCGCGAAATGCCCGGCAATGTCTTCGATGACGCGGAGTTCAGCGTTCGGGATCAGCTCCGCCTCGGCAGCGCAATCGCGAGCGGGAAAGAACATGTCTTCGCTGATCGGCATGACGAAGACTTTCGCCGTGATCTGCCCCAGCGCCGCGGCCAGGTCATCGCCGCGCAGGCGGGCGACGTCGCCGTACTGCCATTTGCGCCCCATGGCGATCAGCGAATTCGGGTCAAGCGCGGCAAAAGTCGGCTCTAAGAATTCCCTCACCGCCTGATCGCGGCTCTCCAGTTCCAGGGCCCGCCAGCGTTCCTGCTTCCACCATTCCGTGGACAGCCCCATGATTGCCCACACTCGGGCATGCCGTTTGAGCCCCTCCATGACGTCCTCGTGGGAGCCGTATTCGCCGTCGTTGAACCCGGGATCCGAGGTGACGGCGTCCATAAGCACCTGGGTGAACAGGTAGTCGTGCGGGGTGTTCTGGGCGGTGCCGGCGATCGGGGCGGCGCGCTTGACCTTGTCGGGAAAGCGCACGGCCCACTCGTAAGTCTGCTGCGCGCCCATGGATCCACCGACGACGGCGAAGAGTTCGGTCACCCCGAAGTGCTCACGCAGCAACCGTTCCTGGGCGACGACGTCGTCGCCGATCGAGACGAACGGGAACTTCGACATGGCGATGGACTCATCATCAGTGTTGTGCGGCGACGTGGACAACCCGTTGCCGATCTGGTTGACGATGACGATGAAATACTTCTCCGGGTTGAGCGCGTGCTCTGGACCGATGTAGGACTCCAGCCACGCCTGGTGCGTGCCCGTGAACCAGGTCGGGATGAGAATCGCGTTGTCCTTGGCCTCGTTGAGCTCGCCGCGGGTGGCCACCGCCAGCTCGCAGTTCTCAATCACCTCGCCGTTTTCCAGGTCGAGGCGGCCAATGCCGATCATCTCGTAAGGGCCGTGGACTTCGGGGGTGTAGAAATCGTTGTGGTACATGACGCTCCGATCAACGTTGCCTGTGGGTTAGGCCACATTCTAGACGCAGTGGCTGGTCATGCGCCGGGGAATGAAATCCTGTCAACACAATTGACATAGACCTCCCCCGCCCCCGAGGCTCGCCGCCCCACAAGCCGCCACCCCTGAACCCCGTAGACCCGCCATTCCCAGGGCATACCCGAAAGGGGGAGCCGCTAGGGGAATCGCCGCCCAGGGGATACATTAAAAGTATTAAGGTTCTTGCCAGCTCATAGTCAGGGTTTGTATGTCTCTGTTCCGTCCCCAATTCGGATCCCCCTCTCGTCGCATGAAGACCGCCATGATCGGCGCGCTCGTCGCCGTCATCGCCCCGCTGTCCGCCTGCGGCTCCGAGACAGTCGAGGTCGAGGTGCCTGGCCCGACCGTGACCTCCACCGTCACGACGACCGCCTCCCCCACCACGAAAACCACCACCAAGACCACCACGGTGACTGAATCGGCCGAACCCACCACAGAACCCACCACCGAGCCCGCGGCGGCCACGACGACGGCCCCCGCCGACTCATCCTCTGGCGCAGGCGCGGGAGCTGGAGCTGGCGCAGGCTCGGACGTAAACACCCGCCGGGCCGGCATCGCAAACTCCCCCGCCCCGGCACCGGCCCCTGCGCCTGCCCCGGCCCCGGCACCCGCGAGCACGTACTACAAGAACTGCACTGCGGCACGGGCGGCAGGCGCCGCCCCCGTCTACGCCGGCTCCCCCGGTTACGGCCGCCACCTGGACCGCGACGGCGACGGCATCGGCTGCGAGTAATCTCGCCCCACGGCCCCATAAAGCGAAGACACGGCCTACGACCACCAGGATGTGATCATGGGCCGCGCCCGCACTGCAGGACCATGGTCGAAAGAGCACGGACGCCGCAGCGCTGAGTGCACGGCCACCAACACCGCCCGCGCTACCACTGGTGGGTACCTAGCTTCAAATATTTCTGCCGACCGTCTAACTCTGGTGCGCACCACTTGCGCGCCCTGCCGGTAGTCGATTCTTCACCCGCCTGCACGATGCTCACCGCAGCGTAGAAATCGTCAGGGCCAGACGCTCCAGACTAGGCAGACCGAGCTCCCTTGCCGCGCAGTGGTGGCAGTTCCCCCTGGTTCGCCAGTCCACCTACAGCCACTACTGCAAGGCCTGTCACCGTTATTAACGCCCCTTGGGGCCCGCCCGAACCCGCGAGTGGAACAATAAATAGTGAGACACCTAACTTACCCTTGCCATTTCCCTTTCTTCTTCCTGTGTGTATCCTAAAAACATTCTGATTCGGCCCTCTGCTTCCAGATTCTCCCCGAGCTGTTGCGGCTGATTCACCTGT from Corynebacterium maris DSM 45190 includes these protein-coding regions:
- a CDS encoding MmgE/PrpD family protein; the encoded protein is MTITAEQQSLQTSLSVVIERCRSLDHRSLSRRAETTARHSVLDWFGCAVSGASQLEAQRFLGALAPAEGQTGIVGTHRRLHWRDAVVVNGVNGHVLDFDDMLPAFSGHPSAAILPAVLAVAEHHDLGVNDLVTALIAGTELGVWVALQVLPGHYDAGWHATGTIGAFAAAAATAHLLDYSHEQWVTALDVAATQSAGLKAMFGTPAKPMHAGNAAQSGVMAARLATTMTSSGKALAGPSGFIANYSGAGSRSAAQVEDTWAIEGMLYKTYASCFMTQASVDAGRQFAAETGELGVETAPRITITASPKLADVCAIADPQTPTDTKFSLQATFALAASGHDMSREESFSTGNLHSEAYRDLLSRTRLIFDPDLSGSETCVVVHAELPAGGTWATRIDRGTPAADLSEREEQLHSKFTQLTAPHLGAPATRALAETILRGDGSVPELIVAASTLARRAPERT
- a CDS encoding aldehyde dehydrogenase family protein, translated to MSQIDEFYGSFIDGRMASATGADIFESYNPANGEVLTTIQAGGAAEVDEAVASAKAAFPAWRDMPGVEKGRILLAISEKIKENTDRLVALESLDNGKSRMDAQFDVMTSARYFEYYAGVADKLAGETIPLGETHISYTRSEPFGVTAHIVPWNAAFQQAARGVAPALVAGNTAVVKPAEDTSVTTVELAKIALEAGLPPGVLNVVTGLGKDAGASLVSHPGVGRVTFTGSVPTGQEIMRASAEHLNPLTLELGGKAPNIIFEDAPIEAAIRGSLMAININAGQVCAAGSRLLVHRSLHDEVVDGLVELNRKVVLGPGTSDATMGPITTAAQYQKVQEYLQIGKDEGAQVAIGGNVATGEGLEGGQFIEPTIFTGVDNSMRIAQEEIFGPVLSVIPFETEEEAVAIANDTKYGLTAGLWTQNLGRAHRVAAQIEAGQVSVNDFFAGGIQAPFGGYKQSGFGREKGMHAVSEYLQTKTVSMKLS
- a CDS encoding SDR family NAD(P)-dependent oxidoreductase; this translates as MRLKDEVAIITGGGSGMGRTGALRFAEEGAKVVVADLNGVAAEETAQMVKDAGGEAVAVQGDVATLEGNQNAVQAALDNYGKLSIVWANAGVATSVKPLLEADEKDSSHFDLMYRVNVKGPWYMAQAAMPHLKEQDGSMVITASLSGLTARPGNSAYSATKGAAVQLTRALAVEFAPNVRVNSICPVATETPMQDVFTPGEMGDVMKPKIVAGIPMGRLANTQDMADAALFLASREAGMITGHNLPVDGGSLC
- a CDS encoding CaiB/BaiF CoA transferase family protein, giving the protein MTFSQHNSDNNGPLQGVRILDFTQFLSGPYGTQILGDLGAEIIKVEAPAGDLSRTVPPHFIRGDSAYFHTINRNKKSIVIDLKSDGAPQLVRRLISESDVVIENFRPGVLGRLGIDRDEELAANPSVIWASISGFGQDGPDRDKPAYDMIVQALSGSMSLTGERGGSPVRTGLPVGDLAAGLNMAIGVLAALHNRTITGRGDFIDISMLDCLVNMLSYQGTYYLESGEVPGRQGSGHDAIPTYRQFTAQDGRDIVTTANTERMWRAMAEVLGHPELIEDPRFLKNGDRLRNKEELWAIIEPAFLTRPAQEWVELFNEAGIPVGMVNDLDLALSNPQVLHREMVVRLEDADGTSVETLGNPIKLSRSRKDTAEFPPALGEHTAGILADVLGLSGDEIDTLRLTGVVQSPVGDDATIQVS
- a CDS encoding GntR family transcriptional regulator, which translates into the protein MKGIALPMNASFDSNDSSNHQHETDDEERNLKSILARQLGVEDGNGSLAGRIAIDVGMRIIQGELLPGSDLNSVDLASDFNSSRTPVREALLMLEKQGLVEVPARRRPVVKDYLNVRVDKIYETRALLTGYMSMSICLNWVGDDLDKLWQHVEEMQAASSAGDVNRFFWANVHFGEDATRIADNQFVAETVDSLGLTSLGLRRRSMALPGRMEASTRDHVRLHEAFRARDTSLARALSMGIIRDAYFALSGGKASRWPFD
- a CDS encoding alpha/beta fold hydrolase, whose amino-acid sequence is MYHNDFYTPEVHGPYEMIGIGRLDLENGEVIENCELAVATRGELNEAKDNAILIPTWFTGTHQAWLESYIGPEHALNPEKYFIVIVNQIGNGLSTSPHNTDDESIAMSKFPFVSIGDDVVAQERLLREHFGVTELFAVVGGSMGAQQTYEWAVRFPDKVKRAAPIAGTAQNTPHDYLFTQVLMDAVTSDPGFNDGEYGSHEDVMEGLKRHARVWAIMGLSTEWWKQERWRALELESRDQAVREFLEPTFAALDPNSLIAMGRKWQYGDVARLRGDDLAAALGQITAKVFVMPISEDMFFPARDCAAEAELIPNAELRVIEDIAGHFALFNFEPTYMEQIDRHLGELFAS
- a CDS encoding excalibur calcium-binding domain-containing protein — translated: MKTAMIGALVAVIAPLSACGSETVEVEVPGPTVTSTVTTTASPTTKTTTKTTTVTESAEPTTEPTTEPAAATTTAPADSSSGAGAGAGAGAGSDVNTRRAGIANSPAPAPAPAPAPAPAPASTYYKNCTAARAAGAAPVYAGSPGYGRHLDRDGDGIGCE